Proteins from a genomic interval of Oceanispirochaeta crateris:
- a CDS encoding energy transducer TonB family protein, whose product MTPYQVKQQKKRTLLSVLFAILFHLLVLGSFILYDYFFIEELSDFSGPILVKLGEPEGEDLPLMPEDVPEEVPEEVVTPEDILPPVPETVVSEPSENTLPPVQPEKIVEKPTPTPIPIPAEPVVNTPATPPVIPQKPQAVIISGEDEGNSYEYQFEAEEGVIGRSLSTDISLYMPLPQIISSSLYGSESMTKESFQIGLTRQELIQKYYTNINGDWVYTETPNIDDIKSIWAYLKEAGYDASNADYKFGGNLNPVVISFTISGSAELIMSKVDKSSGDSRIDDSVLAGFRSATFSNSSNGEIKGRFTYRFQ is encoded by the coding sequence ATGACGCCTTATCAGGTTAAGCAGCAGAAAAAGAGAACACTTCTCAGTGTTCTCTTTGCCATCCTCTTCCACTTACTCGTGTTGGGATCTTTTATTCTCTACGATTACTTCTTCATCGAAGAACTCAGTGATTTTTCCGGTCCCATCCTTGTAAAGCTTGGAGAACCGGAGGGCGAAGATCTTCCCCTTATGCCGGAAGATGTTCCGGAGGAGGTGCCAGAAGAAGTTGTCACTCCCGAGGATATACTGCCACCAGTTCCGGAGACTGTGGTCTCCGAGCCTTCTGAGAATACTCTTCCTCCTGTTCAACCTGAAAAAATAGTAGAGAAACCAACACCCACTCCCATTCCAATTCCTGCGGAACCTGTGGTGAACACCCCCGCAACTCCACCTGTTATTCCACAGAAACCCCAAGCTGTCATTATTTCGGGTGAGGACGAGGGAAACTCCTATGAATATCAGTTTGAGGCGGAAGAGGGTGTCATCGGACGGTCTTTGTCTACGGATATCTCTCTGTATATGCCTTTGCCTCAAATCATTTCCTCCTCCTTGTATGGAAGTGAAAGTATGACTAAAGAGTCTTTTCAGATAGGTTTGACAAGACAGGAACTGATTCAGAAGTACTATACGAATATCAATGGAGACTGGGTTTATACAGAAACTCCCAACATTGATGATATTAAATCCATCTGGGCTTATCTAAAAGAAGCCGGGTACGATGCCAGCAATGCGGATTATAAATTCGGTGGAAATTTAAATCCTGTGGTGATCAGTTTTACAATCTCCGGATCGGCAGAGCTCATCATGTCAAAAGTGGATAAATCCTCAGGTGACTCCAGGATTGATGATTCTGTTCTTGCCGGGTTTCGAAGCGCGACTTTTTCGAATTCCAGCAATGGCGAAATCAAAGGACGATTCACATACCGTTTTCAATAA
- a CDS encoding ExbD/TolR family protein has translation MILERRLKPHINVDLTPLIDVVFQLVIFFMISSVFNTAPGITLDLPESSTSENVEITELRLTVLSSDEIYVNKESCTILTLEETLISVIEQSHMEEPVVVFDGDGEIPYQMMIQVLDILRRQGFEGVNLVTREKAEDA, from the coding sequence ATGATACTAGAGCGTCGTCTCAAGCCGCATATCAATGTTGATCTCACACCTCTGATTGATGTTGTGTTTCAGCTTGTTATTTTTTTCATGATCTCAAGTGTGTTCAATACGGCACCGGGTATCACTCTGGATCTTCCAGAATCGTCTACTTCGGAGAATGTAGAAATTACAGAACTTCGCTTGACTGTCTTGTCCAGTGATGAGATTTATGTCAACAAGGAAAGCTGTACAATCCTGACCTTGGAAGAGACCCTGATCTCCGTGATAGAGCAGAGTCATATGGAGGAACCTGTAGTTGTGTTTGATGGTGATGGTGAAATTCCCTATCAAATGATGATTCAGGTCCTGGATATTTTGCGTCGGCAGGGATTCGAGGGTGTTAATCTTGTGACCAGAGAGAAAGCTGAGGATGCTTGA
- a CDS encoding MotA/TolQ/ExbB proton channel family protein produces the protein MLDIFQKGGVILWIIMLLSVFAAAIIIERMLYFKRIKVDEDKLFLRIKGAIEKNHFDEALSICDSNVSPLTGLMKVGIAHRDQVEVVQKEVLRDAARQEIPQLERFLTPLGTIAHISPLLGLLGTVTGNIKAFGILGGGTSFADPSVLARGISEALLTTAAGLIVSIPAVIFYNYLVKKVENILIQMENQVNEMILLLKGQKKERTGDEL, from the coding sequence ATGCTGGATATATTTCAGAAAGGTGGCGTTATCCTTTGGATTATAATGCTGTTGTCTGTTTTTGCAGCCGCAATAATCATCGAAAGGATGTTGTATTTCAAACGGATTAAAGTGGATGAAGATAAGTTGTTCCTTCGGATCAAAGGAGCCATTGAGAAGAATCATTTTGACGAAGCTCTTTCCATCTGTGATAGCAATGTTTCACCCCTGACCGGGCTGATGAAGGTTGGAATAGCACACCGTGATCAGGTTGAGGTCGTTCAGAAAGAGGTGCTTCGGGATGCGGCAAGGCAGGAAATCCCCCAATTGGAACGGTTCTTGACCCCTTTGGGAACGATTGCTCATATATCCCCCCTTCTCGGGTTGCTGGGGACTGTCACTGGGAACATCAAGGCCTTCGGAATTTTGGGAGGAGGCACTTCTTTTGCAGATCCTTCTGTTCTGGCAAGAGGTATTTCTGAAGCTCTGCTGACGACAGCTGCCGGTCTAATCGTCTCTATTCCAGCTGTTATCTTCTATAACTATCTCGTCAAGAAGGTCGAGAATATTCTCATCCAGATGGAGAATCAGGTCAATGAAATGATCCTGCTCCTCAAAGGACAAAAGAAGGAGAGGACAGGAGACGAGTTATGA
- the der gene encoding ribosome biogenesis GTPase Der, with amino-acid sequence MSLSQVRENRLPIVVIAGRPNVGKSTLFNRIIKKRKAITDPTPGVTRDTIQERCFVRDQEVLLMDTGGFKLERDDSFDELVAQKSLKMLEQGDLILFIMDVNDITSEDETFIENLRSYQDKVLLVVNKIDHPDKENEIWNLYSLGFEHIIGISATHGRNMEGLQDKIVSMIDFSLFNGAVESEKDPHISIAILGKPNTGKSTLTNQLTGKENSIVSPIAGTTRDVIEGRFLYKNREFKVLDTAGIRRKKKVVEDVEYYSVNRAFHTIDESDIIFLLIDIQEGLTEQDKKITQQIVNQGKGVILVLNKWDTTDGTKEFWDKAVEKVRFLFPILGFAPVMAISGLKGTGLDKLLDETEKVYRQLTKRVETSQLNESLRYWMDYNPIPSVKNKRYKLLYLTQVTAHPVKFVLFVNREKGFPDSYKRYVMNQIRKEFGMSKIPINMELKERS; translated from the coding sequence TTGAGTTTATCACAGGTTAGGGAAAACCGCTTACCAATAGTCGTTATCGCCGGAAGACCCAATGTCGGAAAATCGACGCTGTTTAATAGAATTATAAAAAAAAGAAAAGCCATCACGGATCCAACACCGGGTGTGACAAGAGACACCATCCAGGAACGGTGTTTTGTCAGGGATCAGGAAGTCCTGCTTATGGATACCGGGGGATTCAAACTGGAAAGAGATGACAGTTTTGATGAACTGGTTGCCCAAAAATCACTCAAAATGCTGGAGCAGGGTGATCTCATTTTGTTTATTATGGATGTTAATGACATCACTAGCGAAGATGAAACATTCATTGAGAATCTAAGATCCTACCAGGATAAGGTTCTCCTTGTTGTGAATAAAATAGACCATCCGGACAAGGAAAACGAAATCTGGAATTTGTATTCCCTTGGGTTTGAGCATATCATTGGAATCTCTGCCACCCATGGCCGAAATATGGAAGGTCTTCAGGATAAAATCGTATCAATGATCGATTTCTCTCTCTTTAACGGTGCCGTAGAATCGGAAAAAGATCCTCATATAAGCATCGCCATCCTTGGAAAACCCAATACAGGTAAATCAACCCTGACAAATCAGCTCACCGGAAAAGAAAACTCCATTGTCTCTCCCATTGCCGGGACGACACGAGATGTGATTGAAGGACGATTCCTGTACAAAAACAGGGAATTTAAGGTTCTGGATACGGCTGGGATCAGAAGAAAGAAGAAAGTTGTTGAAGATGTGGAATACTATTCAGTCAACAGGGCGTTTCATACCATCGACGAGTCAGATATCATATTCCTCCTGATCGATATACAGGAAGGATTAACAGAGCAGGATAAAAAAATCACCCAGCAGATCGTTAACCAGGGTAAGGGTGTTATTTTGGTTCTGAATAAGTGGGATACAACAGACGGCACCAAAGAGTTCTGGGATAAAGCTGTTGAGAAGGTTCGGTTCCTTTTTCCAATCCTGGGGTTTGCTCCGGTTATGGCTATTTCCGGCTTGAAGGGGACTGGTTTAGATAAACTTCTGGACGAGACCGAGAAGGTGTATAGGCAGCTCACAAAAAGGGTAGAAACCAGTCAATTGAATGAATCTTTGCGGTATTGGATGGACTATAATCCAATTCCATCAGTCAAAAATAAGAGGTATAAACTCCTTTACCTGACTCAGGTGACTGCCCATCCCGTAAAATTTGTACTCTTTGTTAATAGAGAGAAGGGTTTTCCCGATTCTTATAAGAGGTATGTTATGAATCAGATCCGCAAAGAATTCGGTATGTCCAAAATTCCTATAAATATGGAGTTAAAGGAACGTTCCTGA
- the ptsP gene encoding phosphoenolpyruvate--protein phosphotransferase: protein MKEFHGISASPGIVISTAFLYNEDSFSIPCYSIKEEDIEGELTRYHKAIQEASEELTDLKKKITDEHSQEEARFLDSHILMLHDPMFKDQVFERLKKDLFNIEWVAQSVIQDYIQKLNASGDQYLRERSMDINDVSKRIINNLLMRKRISLADLSSEVIIVTPDLLPSDTLLMNKWLVKGIVMDAGGRTSHTAILARSFGIPAILGLRHITKEVADGDILIIDALKGIVYVNPDKETLLKYKKKKKEYLKRESELFNLSNLPSETRDGKLIHLKANIEVAEELDSVHAYNASGIGLFRTEFLVMQSGQEMDEELQYSAYIKVVKGMNGLPVTIRTLDVGGDKLINEIAQRDEKNPLLGWRAIRFCLERTDVFRIQLRAILRASAAGPVRIMFPMISGIEEFEKALKILKGVKRELRSEGIAFADEIPVGCMIEVPSAALTSDILARRADFFSIGTNDLIQYTIAVDRGNEKITSMYEPFHPAVLRLIKIVVDNAHDAGIPVGMCGEMAGDPMAAVILMGLGLDELSMSSFSIPEIKRIIRSTTILEAEEFLGTLMDMKSFKDIDHYVREWMEEKFEFITG, encoded by the coding sequence ATGAAAGAATTCCATGGAATTTCAGCGTCACCTGGCATCGTTATCTCAACGGCATTTCTTTACAATGAAGACAGCTTTTCTATCCCCTGTTATTCGATTAAAGAAGAGGATATAGAGGGCGAGCTGACTCGATACCATAAAGCTATTCAGGAAGCATCAGAAGAGCTGACTGATTTAAAAAAGAAAATCACCGATGAACACAGTCAGGAAGAAGCTCGATTCCTTGACTCACATATTCTGATGCTCCATGACCCTATGTTTAAGGATCAGGTGTTTGAACGACTGAAAAAAGACCTGTTCAATATAGAGTGGGTTGCTCAAAGTGTCATTCAGGATTACATCCAAAAATTGAATGCTTCGGGAGATCAGTATCTGAGGGAACGTTCCATGGATATTAATGATGTATCCAAGAGGATCATCAATAATCTCCTTATGAGAAAGAGAATTTCTCTGGCCGATCTTTCTAGCGAAGTCATCATTGTTACTCCCGACCTCCTTCCTTCGGATACTTTGCTTATGAATAAATGGCTGGTCAAGGGGATTGTCATGGATGCAGGTGGTCGAACGTCCCATACTGCTATTCTGGCCCGTTCTTTCGGGATTCCAGCCATACTCGGGCTTCGTCATATTACTAAAGAAGTCGCGGATGGGGATATTCTAATCATAGATGCCCTCAAAGGCATCGTCTATGTGAATCCGGATAAAGAAACCCTTCTTAAATATAAAAAGAAAAAAAAAGAATACCTGAAGCGGGAATCTGAGCTATTTAATCTCAGTAATCTTCCTTCAGAGACCAGAGACGGCAAGCTCATACACTTGAAGGCTAACATTGAAGTAGCAGAAGAATTGGATTCGGTTCATGCTTATAATGCATCAGGAATCGGTTTGTTCCGAACGGAATTTCTTGTTATGCAATCAGGGCAGGAAATGGATGAGGAGCTTCAGTATTCTGCCTATATAAAAGTTGTGAAGGGCATGAACGGCTTACCAGTAACCATCAGGACTCTGGATGTTGGTGGAGACAAACTGATCAATGAAATTGCCCAGAGAGATGAGAAGAATCCTCTTTTGGGTTGGCGTGCAATTCGGTTCTGTCTGGAGAGAACCGATGTGTTTAGAATCCAGTTGAGAGCCATTCTCCGGGCTTCTGCGGCTGGGCCTGTGAGGATCATGTTTCCCATGATCAGCGGGATTGAAGAATTTGAAAAAGCCCTTAAAATTTTAAAGGGTGTAAAGAGAGAACTGCGCTCGGAAGGTATTGCTTTTGCAGATGAAATACCTGTAGGATGCATGATTGAAGTTCCTTCTGCGGCCTTAACATCGGATATCCTGGCTAGGAGAGCGGATTTTTTTTCCATCGGTACGAATGATCTAATTCAATATACTATCGCCGTTGACCGAGGTAATGAGAAGATTACCAGTATGTATGAGCCTTTCCATCCGGCAGTGCTCAGATTGATCAAAATTGTTGTGGATAATGCACATGATGCGGGTATTCCTGTGGGCATGTGCGGTGAAATGGCGGGTGATCCGATGGCTGCAGTCATATTAATGGGCCTGGGGTTGGATGAACTGAGTATGAGTTCCTTCAGTATCCCCGAAATTAAGCGTATTATACGTTCCACCACCATATTGGAAGCTGAGGAGTTTCTCGGTACCCTGATGGATATGAAGAGTTTCAAAGATATTGACCATTATGTCCGAGAGTGGATGGAGGAAAAATTTGAGTTTATCACAGGTTAG
- a CDS encoding GerMN domain-containing protein: protein MSKNQKPVNKYKKMNPSSTSATNRRGTKQTFQTGKNTLKNHPQKSQSDKVQMSQIVVLILLSVICLILLGLVFYFFQPGKSQLWQIPNNNSGSATIKRLEPAEAESETALPPITEVPKESAEEKKAPSETETIPTREARIYFVKVNTEGQISLKSVSRNIDFSSFPLTQTINSLIDGPASDELNKGSLTLIPEGTRLLSARVESGTAYLNFNEAFRFNPLGREGYLAQLKQIVYTSTEFPSIKNVQILIEGVIKEYLGGEGFYIGKPLSRDSFQNNS, encoded by the coding sequence ATGAGCAAGAATCAGAAACCTGTGAATAAATATAAAAAAATGAATCCATCCTCTACTTCTGCTACCAACAGGCGAGGAACCAAGCAAACCTTTCAAACCGGCAAAAACACCTTAAAAAATCATCCACAAAAGTCACAAAGCGATAAGGTTCAAATGTCTCAGATAGTGGTACTAATCCTTTTATCTGTCATCTGCCTGATACTTTTAGGGCTTGTTTTCTATTTCTTTCAACCTGGTAAATCCCAGCTATGGCAAATCCCCAACAATAACAGTGGAAGTGCAACGATAAAACGTTTGGAACCGGCAGAAGCTGAATCAGAAACGGCGCTGCCTCCGATCACTGAAGTCCCCAAAGAATCGGCAGAAGAAAAGAAAGCTCCAAGCGAGACAGAAACCATACCGACAAGGGAAGCCCGGATATATTTTGTGAAAGTAAACACCGAAGGACAAATTTCCTTAAAAAGCGTTTCGAGGAACATAGACTTCAGTAGTTTTCCCCTGACACAGACTATAAACTCTCTCATTGACGGTCCTGCAAGCGATGAACTCAACAAAGGATCTTTGACACTCATACCTGAAGGGACAAGGCTCTTATCAGCCCGGGTGGAATCGGGAACAGCCTACTTAAATTTTAATGAAGCGTTCCGCTTTAACCCTCTGGGAAGAGAGGGATACCTCGCTCAATTAAAACAGATTGTCTATACATCGACGGAGTTCCCGAGCATTAAAAATGTTCAGATTCTTATTGAAGGCGTAATTAAAGAGTATCTTGGGGGGGAAGGATTCTACATCGGAAAACCCTTGAGTCGTGATTCCTTTCAGAACAATTCTTAA
- a CDS encoding TlyA family RNA methyltransferase, with protein sequence MKKIRIFAKIQKDFPQYSEKELYAAILCGEVAVLGETIRDPKSLVPEDVEVCLKKKKYVSRGGFKLEKVLDLWSLPVRGRRILDAGSSTGGFTDCLLQKGALSVYAVDVGYNQLDYSLRTNPAVIVMERTNIMSVDSLDPRPSWAVADLSFRSLRSAASHILGLTEDSRLIALMKPQFEVKDPDEDFDGIVRNPQEIIDITEMVIREMSDEGAFVTKAALSPVTGRKGNQELLFDVSGKESELVDLEQIISSLKEEFKIHKTV encoded by the coding sequence ATGAAAAAGATTAGGATTTTCGCTAAAATTCAAAAAGATTTTCCCCAATATTCTGAAAAAGAACTCTATGCTGCGATTTTGTGCGGTGAAGTCGCTGTTTTGGGTGAGACCATCAGAGATCCGAAGTCTCTGGTCCCAGAGGATGTAGAGGTTTGTCTTAAAAAGAAGAAATACGTTTCTCGGGGGGGCTTCAAACTTGAGAAAGTCTTGGACCTTTGGTCGCTTCCTGTAAGGGGCAGGAGAATCCTCGATGCCGGAAGTTCTACCGGAGGGTTTACGGATTGTCTTCTACAAAAAGGCGCCCTGTCTGTGTATGCCGTAGATGTAGGATATAATCAACTGGATTATTCTTTGAGAACGAATCCTGCGGTAATCGTCATGGAAAGAACCAACATTATGAGTGTGGATTCTCTTGATCCAAGACCAAGTTGGGCTGTGGCGGATCTCTCTTTCAGGTCACTTCGATCAGCAGCATCCCATATTCTGGGATTGACCGAAGATTCCCGCTTGATTGCACTAATGAAACCGCAGTTTGAGGTTAAAGATCCGGATGAAGATTTTGACGGGATCGTAAGAAATCCTCAGGAGATCATTGATATTACGGAGATGGTTATTCGGGAAATGTCCGATGAGGGGGCTTTTGTCACAAAGGCGGCTCTGTCTCCTGTTACAGGCCGTAAGGGGAATCAGGAACTTCTTTTTGATGTCTCAGGGAAAGAATCTGAGCTTGTAGACCTGGAGCAAATCATTTCCAGCCTCAAAGAGGAATTCAAAATCCACAAAACTGTCTGA
- a CDS encoding TIGR00282 family metallophosphoesterase: MASELCALILGDVVGTPGSRALFFGLKKLIKETRADLVIVNGENAASGFGMMPEDVQTLFTSGADVITSGNHIWQRKEILDLLDSEERLLRPANYPSGVPGHGFCIIEKKKQKIAVLNLLGRSRMGFNGLCPFQTGKKLLQQLHGKADAFILDFHAEDPMEKEALACYLDGQLSLLFGTHTHIQTADERILPGGTGYITDIGMVGPSDSVIGSNPQQSIQRSISQLPLKMEVLDNEALVCGISVVIQDGKTTRIDRIRQVPGS; encoded by the coding sequence TTGGCGAGTGAATTATGCGCCCTTATTCTAGGAGATGTCGTTGGAACTCCTGGAAGCAGGGCGCTTTTCTTTGGACTTAAAAAACTCATTAAAGAGACCAGAGCAGATCTGGTTATTGTCAATGGTGAAAATGCTGCTTCCGGGTTCGGAATGATGCCCGAAGATGTGCAGACTCTGTTCACATCAGGTGCGGATGTGATTACCAGCGGGAATCATATCTGGCAGAGGAAAGAGATTCTTGATCTACTGGATAGTGAAGAGCGTCTTCTCAGGCCCGCTAACTATCCCTCCGGTGTCCCCGGACATGGATTTTGCATTATTGAAAAGAAAAAGCAGAAAATTGCCGTCCTGAATCTTTTGGGAAGATCCCGCATGGGGTTCAATGGATTATGTCCCTTTCAGACGGGTAAGAAACTGCTGCAGCAACTCCATGGTAAAGCTGATGCGTTTATTCTTGATTTTCATGCTGAAGACCCCATGGAAAAAGAAGCACTGGCCTGTTACCTCGATGGTCAGCTGAGTCTGCTCTTCGGAACCCATACTCATATTCAGACTGCCGATGAAAGAATCCTTCCAGGTGGTACAGGTTACATCACCGATATTGGTATGGTGGGACCCAGTGATAGTGTTATTGGGTCAAATCCGCAGCAAAGCATTCAGAGGAGTATTTCCCAACTTCCCCTGAAAATGGAAGTCCTAGACAATGAGGCCCTTGTGTGTGGAATCTCTGTTGTCATACAGGATGGAAAAACAACCCGAATTGACCGAATCCGCCAAGTTCCCGGGTCATGA
- the rny gene encoding ribonuclease Y codes for MDLVYKIALPLVGIVIGWTIRWLYARYQLSSSEQKSLRVKQDAVKEAEQEKKSILLEAQNQIMKERRQLEKENRDRRNDVQKYERRVQQKEDNLDNKTAMLERNQALLNEQEAILANREEKVAEEEVRWQTELERISGLTKDEAKKLIIQSLENEAKHDAQALINKIEQEANLTAEKKARDVIVTTIQRLATDVSTEITVTSVSLPNDEMKGRIIGREGRNIRTLETLTGVDIIIDDTPEAVVISCFDPIRKVIAKIALERLIADGRIHPARIEEVVQKVTKEISQTIYEEGEKVLFDLGIHNVRPEGIRALGRLHFRTSYGQNVLSHSKEVAVIAGMIAAEIGADAEIAKRGALLHDIGKGLETDGDVNHAELGAELCKRMNEDPRIVNAVAAHHNDVEINSVEGILVQVADAISAARPGARRETLDNYIKRLENLEKIAMSFEGVEKVFAIQAGRELRIMVNNDKIDDSKAQILAKDIAKQIENELKYPGRIRVTIIRETRAVEYAR; via the coding sequence ATGGATCTTGTATATAAGATAGCTCTTCCCCTCGTTGGAATAGTAATAGGTTGGACAATACGATGGCTTTATGCCAGATATCAACTTTCTTCTTCAGAACAGAAATCGTTAAGAGTAAAACAGGACGCAGTTAAAGAGGCAGAACAGGAAAAGAAATCTATCTTACTGGAAGCACAGAATCAGATAATGAAAGAACGTCGTCAGCTGGAAAAAGAAAACCGGGATAGACGGAATGATGTTCAGAAATATGAAAGACGAGTGCAGCAGAAAGAAGATAATCTTGATAACAAGACTGCCATGCTTGAACGTAATCAAGCGTTACTTAATGAACAAGAAGCGATTCTTGCCAATAGAGAAGAAAAAGTCGCAGAGGAAGAAGTCCGCTGGCAGACTGAATTAGAACGAATTTCAGGTTTAACCAAAGACGAGGCGAAGAAATTAATCATACAGAGTCTGGAAAATGAGGCAAAACATGATGCCCAGGCACTGATTAATAAGATTGAACAAGAAGCAAATCTCACTGCAGAAAAGAAGGCCCGTGACGTCATAGTCACAACGATTCAGAGGCTGGCTACCGATGTTAGTACAGAAATCACTGTTACTTCCGTTAGTCTTCCCAATGATGAAATGAAAGGGCGGATAATTGGCCGTGAAGGGCGTAACATTAGAACTTTGGAAACACTTACCGGTGTGGATATTATCATTGATGATACTCCAGAAGCGGTGGTGATTTCGTGTTTTGATCCAATCAGAAAAGTGATTGCGAAAATTGCGCTGGAACGTTTGATCGCTGACGGAAGAATACATCCTGCCAGGATTGAAGAAGTCGTTCAGAAGGTCACCAAGGAGATCAGTCAGACCATATATGAAGAGGGCGAAAAAGTTCTCTTTGATTTGGGAATCCATAATGTCAGACCGGAAGGTATTCGGGCATTGGGAAGACTGCATTTCAGAACTAGTTATGGGCAGAATGTACTGTCCCATTCCAAGGAAGTTGCCGTTATTGCAGGTATGATCGCCGCAGAAATTGGTGCTGATGCTGAAATTGCCAAGAGGGGAGCTTTGCTCCATGACATTGGTAAGGGCCTTGAAACAGATGGAGATGTAAATCATGCGGAACTGGGTGCTGAACTCTGTAAGCGTATGAATGAAGATCCCCGTATTGTGAACGCCGTGGCAGCTCACCATAACGATGTAGAGATCAATTCTGTAGAAGGTATCCTTGTGCAGGTAGCGGATGCTATTTCGGCAGCAAGGCCTGGTGCTAGACGTGAAACTTTAGATAACTATATCAAGCGGTTGGAAAATCTTGAAAAGATTGCCATGAGTTTTGAAGGTGTTGAAAAAGTATTTGCTATTCAAGCAGGACGAGAACTTCGAATCATGGTAAACAATGATAAAATTGACGATTCAAAGGCTCAAATCTTGGCAAAAGATATTGCCAAGCAAATTGAAAATGAATTGAAATACCCCGGACGTATCCGGGTCACCATCATTCGCGAAACACGGGCCGTTGAATACGCACGATAG
- the rplQ gene encoding 50S ribosomal protein L17, with protein MHNRIGFNRLGRKASHRRALRRNMVTSLFKHERIQTTKTKALEIRKTAEKMITRAKEDSVHNRRIIAKNISNKDVLNKLFTEIAPRFTERPGGYTRILKMGFRQGDAAEMVLLELVEKAESKVEKD; from the coding sequence ATGCATAACCGAATAGGTTTTAATAGGCTTGGCCGTAAAGCCAGTCATAGAAGAGCTCTTCGTAGAAACATGGTCACTTCTCTCTTTAAACATGAGAGAATCCAGACTACTAAAACGAAAGCACTTGAAATCAGAAAAACAGCTGAAAAAATGATTACACGAGCTAAGGAAGACTCTGTTCATAACCGTAGAATCATTGCAAAAAATATCAGCAATAAGGATGTTTTGAACAAACTGTTTACTGAAATTGCGCCACGGTTCACAGAAAGACCTGGTGGATATACAAGAATCCTCAAAATGGGTTTTAGGCAGGGTGATGCAGCTGAAATGGTTCTTCTTGAACTTGTTGAAAAAGCTGAAAGTAAAGTAGAAAAGGACTAA
- a CDS encoding DNA-directed RNA polymerase subunit alpha, giving the protein MARKNLLKGFKRPKGITFEHGEQESGYGKFMAYPFERGYGATIGNSLRRILLSSIQGYAITAVRVTSYNKDGNAHVITSEFESIPEVVEDTPELISNLKSLQLSLPEDIEEKTILVEWKGVGEMTGADLEKDGIIVTNKDLKICTLMEDADLEFEIQIDLGRGYVPSELNEKYVDVVGTIPVDSIFSPIRKVRYEVENTRVGQRSDYDKLILEIWTDGTISPEDALAESAKIAKDHFTIFINFDEDDVVGDDEVDEEEERVKALLDTPVEELELSVRSSNCLKNANIKTIGDLTRRTEEDIAKTRNFGKKSLMEIKEKLKEWNLSLGMVDYSVLKKTIKLENNKEE; this is encoded by the coding sequence ATGGCACGTAAAAACCTATTGAAGGGATTTAAACGACCAAAAGGAATCACCTTTGAACATGGTGAACAAGAATCTGGTTATGGAAAGTTTATGGCTTACCCTTTTGAAAGAGGATATGGAGCAACAATCGGTAATTCATTACGTCGAATTTTGCTTTCTTCTATCCAGGGATATGCTATAACTGCTGTGCGGGTTACCAGTTATAATAAAGATGGTAATGCACATGTTATAACCAGTGAATTTGAATCAATTCCTGAAGTCGTTGAAGATACACCCGAATTAATAAGCAATTTAAAATCTCTGCAATTAAGCCTTCCTGAAGACATTGAAGAGAAGACAATTCTTGTTGAGTGGAAAGGTGTTGGTGAAATGACAGGTGCTGATCTTGAAAAAGATGGCATTATTGTAACCAATAAAGACCTTAAAATTTGTACTTTGATGGAAGATGCTGATCTCGAGTTTGAAATTCAAATTGATCTTGGAAGAGGTTATGTTCCATCTGAGCTGAATGAGAAATATGTTGATGTTGTCGGGACTATTCCCGTCGATTCAATCTTTTCACCCATCAGAAAAGTTCGGTATGAAGTAGAGAATACAAGAGTCGGTCAGAGATCTGACTATGATAAGCTGATTCTTGAAATCTGGACTGATGGCACAATTTCACCCGAAGATGCCTTGGCTGAGTCGGCTAAAATAGCAAAAGATCACTTCACAATTTTTATCAATTTTGATGAAGATGATGTGGTTGGAGATGATGAAGTTGACGAAGAAGAGGAACGGGTAAAAGCTCTCTTGGATACACCAGTTGAAGAACTGGAATTATCAGTACGTTCAAGTAATTGTCTCAAAAATGCAAACATCAAGACGATTGGTGATTTGACCAGAAGAACTGAAGAGGATATAGCAAAAACCAGGAACTTTGGTAAAAAATCTTTGATGGAAATCAAAGAGAAGCTGAAAGAATGGAACCTCTCATTAGGTATGGTTGATTATAGTGTTTTGAAGAAAACAATTAAACTTGAAAATAATAAGGAAGAATAG